Proteins from a genomic interval of Medicago truncatula cultivar Jemalong A17 chromosome 3, MtrunA17r5.0-ANR, whole genome shotgun sequence:
- the LOC25490238 gene encoding endopeptidase La 2: MAFPIPQLIHSPTSPLLNLTPLSLNPKIFQSSTPTPSPPHLNVLHHSRRRNSTSLLRCSASSFPEKHHTNSPNSDDVTELPLFPLPLVLFPGAILPLQIFEFRYRVMMHTLLQTDLRFGVIYNDAVTGLSEVGCVGEVIKHERLVDDRFFLICKGQERFRITKVVRTKPYLVARVAWLEDRPSPSADVDVDGLANEVETYMKDVIRLSNRLGGKAEKEVGDLRRNLFPTPFSFFVGSTFEGAPREQQALLELEDTGARLMREKETLKNTLNYLSAASAVKDVFPSSSSPSSPSS; the protein is encoded by the coding sequence ATGGCATTCCCAATTCCACAGCTTATCCATTCCCCAACCTCACCTTTGTTAAATCTTACTCCACTCTCCTTAAACCCTAAAATCTTTCAATCCTCTACACCTACTCCATCTCCGCCGCATCTGAATGTTCTCCACCACTCTCGCCGCCGTAACTCTACTTCTCTTCTCCGTTGCTCGGCGTCGTCTTTCCCAGAGAAACACCACACCAACTCTCCCAACTCTGACGACGTAACTGAACTCCCTCTGTTTCCTCTTCCTCTTGTTCTCTTCCCCGGCGCAATCCTCCCTCTCCAGATCTTCGAGTTTCGCTACCGCGTCATGATGCACACACTCCTCCAAACCGATCTCCGATTCGGCGTCATCTACAACGACGCCGTTACCGGATTATCTGAAGTCGGTTGCGTCGGAGAAGTAATCAAACACGAAAGACTCGTCGATGATCGATTCTTCTTGATCTGCAAAGGTCAAGAACGTTTCCGCATCACGAAAGTGGTTCGCACGAAACCCTATCTCGTTGCTCGTGTGGCGTGGCTTGAAGATAGACCTTCTCCTTCTGCTGACGTGGATGTTGACGGTTTGGCGAACGAGGTGGAGACGTATATGAAAGACGTGATTCGGTTATCGAATCGATTAGGCGGAAAAGCAGAGAAAGAAGTTGGTGATTTGAGAAGGAACTTATTCCCAACGCCTTTTTCGTTTTTTGTTGGAAGCACTTTTGAAGGTGCACCTAGAGAGCAACAAGCTTTGCTGGAATTGGAAGATACTGGTGCAAGATTGATGAGGGAAAAGGAAACTTTGAAAAATACGCTTAATTATCTATCTGCTGCTTCTGCCGTTAAAGATGTttttccatcttcatcttctccttccTCACCATCATCATGA